In Pyrus communis chromosome 15, drPyrComm1.1, whole genome shotgun sequence, the genomic stretch TCGCATGCTGGGAGTGATATCCTGCTGCAATCTTTCCATATAATCAGTTGATGGTCTTCGCGCTACCTGAGGAAGAATAAATTTTCTCTAAAGTCAGAATCAATAACGTTCCTGACGTTATTTTAGCAAGCACAGATTGCCCTTTCCTTTACTATGCACCAGTATAATTAGATAAATTGTTTCAGTGTTTAATATATAGGAAACCTCACACTTCTCTGTCCTGTCAATTCAAGCAAAGAATCAATATTGCTATAAGATTACAATTAATAATGTCATGCTGTACTAGAATTCTGAAACACTAACCTCTGTCAGGCAGATATTGCTGTAAATATCAGGGGCATACAAGCTGCACGCTAGAGGATCCTTTAAGTTTGAGTCAATATTCACGATGTCCAGGACATTTGAAGATTCCACTATCTCTCCGACCATATATTCTTCTGCATGGTCCAATCAAAACATCATTATGCTTTGCTAAAATGATTTCAAGTTTCCCCTTCTCGTTTTAGACTTTGCAAGCATCACTCTAACAAAGTATAGGCGCAGGCACGAAAAACTAGTCAGATTAAGAAGATAAAATATACCTTTCTTTTGGGGGTTCCAAAGTTCAGCAGATTCGGCAGGAGCCTGTATTGTAAGCATTAAATCTGCTCCTCTATGTTGTCCCAAGGTATGACACATACCCTGGGGTACTGGCTCTTTTGGCAGAGTGGGCTCTAAGGGTTCTGCCACCCTTATTTTGGATAATTCCTCAGCTAACTTTGCTTTTACGTCGTCTTGAACTATTGGAATTGCTTCAGAGACAGTTGAGGCCACCTTAACATTCTTTCCAAGTCCTCTTCTAGCCTGCTTGTTAGTCTACCGGTACCAACAAATTCTAAGTTAGAATTACTTAAAAAGTACTAACATAATAGACAATCAAGCATATCATCGTCCCCTTTGTCAGGTATAAGGGTAATGGTTCAATTAATTCGAAATCATGTGAGGTTTCTTGACAAACATAAATATTCAGACACAATTCAGTACTTTTGCAAGTAGGGTTAGAAACCAAAACATTCAAATGTATACCTGAATCTGAGATGCATCAGTGCAATTAACATATGAACTTTCAGAGGTGATGTTTCCTACATCCTTAAGCACTGCCCTTCTTTTATGCTGCAAGCCAACATTAGCAATTGCAGATGCTTTGTTCTCATCTGATGCTGCTCTTTTGGAAATCGCTCGAAGACCAAGCTTCTGATCTTGTTTAATGAAAAGTTTCGAGGAGGAGAGTTCCTCACTGGATGCGCCAAAGGCTTTAGACCGTGCTCTTGTGATTCGAACATTAGGGTCTTCAACTTTGGCAGCATTTGCATTTTCCTTATTCATATTTGCCTGCCTTGTAGAAGAGCAACGAATAA encodes the following:
- the LOC137718718 gene encoding cyclin-A2-2-like, with product MNKENANAAKVEDPNVRITRARSKAFGASSEELSSSKLFIKQDQKLGLRAISKRAASDENKASAIANVGLQHKRRAVLKDVGNITSESSYVNCTDASQIQTNKQARRGLGKNVKVASTVSEAIPIVQDDVKAKLAEELSKIRVAEPLEPTLPKEPVPQGMCHTLGQHRGADLMLTIQAPAESAELWNPQKKEEYMVGEIVESSNVLDIVNIDSNLKDPLACSLYAPDIYSNICLTEVARRPSTDYMERLQQDITPSMRGILIDWLVEVSEEYKLVPDTLYLTVNLIDRFLSQNYIEKQRLQLLGVTCMLIASKYEEICAPQVEEFCIITDNTYSREEVLKMESQVLNFMHFQLSVPTIKTFLRRFIHAAQASYKVPFVELELLANYLAELALVEYGFLKFLPSLIAASTVFLARWTLNQSDHPWNPTLEHYTSYKTSQLKTTVVALEDLQLNTTGCLLNSIREKYKNQKFKSVATLTSKQRVVHSFEDQ